The following coding sequences are from one Aliarcobacter skirrowii CCUG 10374 window:
- a CDS encoding universal stress protein, with amino-acid sequence MNKVLVCIDGSDFSKAVCDYGVFIAKNLNLPLVLLNVVEHSKISNLVDFSGNIGFGAKDVLLEMLVDEDAKRSQEEILKGKVILKQMQEYVKSKNFSNFTTLQRHGTLYETLDELGSDLKIAIIGLNGENSKDIGSNVEELIRTLNIPILLVNSEFKPIKSILMAYDGSLYAKKSIDIAVKNPIFPNTKRYIVNVNSDKNDSNRVLNEASLIFKNANIDSEILSLSGDKLEAILNYQQSINADIIAMGAYSHNRFRSAIFGSFTTNMILKSKVPLLLFR; translated from the coding sequence ATGAATAAAGTATTAGTTTGCATTGATGGTTCAGATTTTTCAAAAGCAGTTTGTGATTATGGAGTTTTTATAGCAAAAAATCTTAATTTACCTCTTGTTTTACTAAATGTAGTTGAACATTCAAAAATTTCAAATCTAGTTGATTTTTCAGGAAATATTGGTTTTGGTGCAAAAGATGTACTACTTGAGATGTTAGTTGATGAAGATGCTAAAAGAAGTCAAGAGGAGATTTTAAAAGGTAAAGTTATTTTAAAACAGATGCAAGAGTATGTTAAATCAAAAAATTTCTCAAATTTTACAACTCTTCAAAGACATGGAACTTTATATGAAACTTTGGATGAGTTAGGAAGTGATTTAAAAATTGCAATTATTGGTTTAAATGGCGAAAATAGTAAAGATATTGGATCTAATGTTGAGGAGCTGATTAGAACTTTAAATATTCCAATCTTGCTTGTAAATAGTGAATTTAAACCTATAAAATCTATTTTAATGGCATATGATGGGAGTCTTTATGCTAAAAAATCTATTGATATTGCCGTAAAAAATCCAATATTTCCAAATACAAAAAGATATATTGTAAATGTAAATAGTGATAAAAATGATTCAAATAGAGTTTTAAATGAAGCTAGTTTGATATTCAAAAATGCAAATATAGATTCTGAAATATTATCTTTAAGTGGAGATAAATTAGAAGCTATTTTAAATTATCAACAAAGCATAAACGCTGATATTATAGCTATGGGAGCATATAGCCATAATAGATTTAGAAGTGCAATTTTTGGAAGTTTTACAACAAATATGATTTTAAAATCAAAGGTTCCTTTGTTACTTTTTAGATAA
- a CDS encoding TonB-dependent receptor domain-containing protein, producing MKSNIKATITLSFILASDLAFAQNIALQKVTIEEKKEIETNTMQINMQQVEQSQANSFKEILNNNSSIEIGGGAINVQRVYLRGIESSNLNISLDGAKQGKNMFQHRSNELGINPDLLKVVDIKTSNDASKSQALGGSIQMSTKDAQDFVKGDKKSGAILKIGYNTNANQKHGSLIAYSVFENNLGAYVSVSGLNSDDYKDGKKNKEIATAYKDRDYLFKLSLLDSNNHDLRLTINQNENSGNTRWRGTEYRPKPEELEKIVSTTTNYTLNHTYNPNNLVNLNTNLNLTDISLKREEPKNNLNIRLDGTREYENRNIGLKVQNHFDFDISSTTNRVSIGADYQKEHGKGSFEPHNLDKVVTKYSNLDSENKALFFQNRTTIGSLGFDYGLRYDYYTFETGLGKQSDDTFSPNIGIDYEATQNSLIYANYGKASRMSSIIPFTWALNTKIGSTYSKDLKAEKSNRYELGYKYSKKDTFLSDDYLSFNANIFQTNIKDLIVSGAIGGGSGEGGRTLEDIYNKNDEFKSKGFELKLIYNYDIFSTSFAYTQIDTNAKNMDTNGTIYNEDQNIRRVGGYDSKKFVFNGGVEIIENLNINYILNAVAKTDVLDSNNNEIRRAGYTTHDINLEYKLKDWTLFFAINNLTNKQYAKATTISTKNQADVYRYEMGRDYRFALKYEF from the coding sequence ATGAAATCTAATATTAAAGCTACAATAACTCTATCATTTATATTAGCTTCTGATTTAGCTTTTGCACAAAATATCGCTTTGCAAAAAGTTACAATAGAGGAGAAAAAAGAGATAGAGACCAACACTATGCAAATAAATATGCAACAAGTTGAACAAAGTCAAGCAAACTCTTTTAAAGAGATACTAAACAACAACTCCTCTATTGAGATTGGTGGTGGTGCTATAAATGTACAAAGAGTCTATTTAAGAGGAATTGAAAGCTCTAATTTAAACATATCACTAGATGGTGCAAAACAGGGTAAAAATATGTTTCAACACAGAAGCAATGAGCTTGGAATAAATCCTGATTTACTAAAAGTTGTGGATATAAAAACATCAAACGATGCTTCAAAAAGTCAAGCTCTTGGTGGAAGTATACAGATGAGTACAAAAGATGCACAAGATTTTGTAAAAGGTGATAAAAAAAGTGGTGCAATTTTAAAAATAGGATATAACACAAATGCAAATCAAAAACATGGATCTCTTATAGCCTACTCTGTTTTTGAGAATAATTTGGGAGCTTATGTTAGTGTTAGTGGATTAAATAGTGATGATTATAAAGATGGTAAAAAAAATAAAGAGATAGCAACAGCCTATAAAGATAGAGATTATCTATTTAAGCTTAGTTTATTAGATTCAAATAATCATGATTTAAGATTAACTATAAATCAAAATGAGAATAGTGGTAATACAAGATGGAGAGGAACAGAGTATAGACCAAAACCTGAAGAGCTTGAAAAAATAGTTTCAACTACTACAAATTACACTTTAAATCACACATATAATCCAAACAATTTAGTAAATTTAAATACAAATCTAAATCTTACAGATATAAGTTTAAAAAGAGAAGAGCCAAAAAATAATTTAAACATTAGATTAGATGGAACAAGAGAGTATGAAAATAGAAATATTGGATTAAAAGTTCAAAATCACTTTGATTTTGATATATCTTCGACAACAAATAGAGTATCTATTGGGGCTGATTATCAAAAAGAGCATGGAAAAGGTAGTTTTGAACCACATAATTTAGATAAAGTTGTTACAAAATACTCTAATTTAGATTCAGAAAACAAAGCTTTATTTTTTCAAAATAGAACTACAATTGGTTCTTTAGGCTTTGATTATGGTTTAAGATATGACTACTATACTTTTGAAACAGGACTTGGAAAACAAAGTGATGATACATTTTCTCCAAATATTGGTATTGATTATGAAGCTACACAAAACTCTTTGATTTATGCAAACTATGGAAAAGCTAGTAGAATGAGTAGTATAATTCCATTTACTTGGGCACTAAACACAAAAATTGGTTCAACTTACTCAAAAGATTTAAAAGCTGAAAAATCAAATAGATATGAACTTGGTTATAAATATAGTAAAAAAGATACTTTTTTAAGTGATGATTATCTATCTTTTAATGCAAATATTTTTCAAACAAATATTAAAGATTTGATTGTATCGGGTGCAATTGGTGGTGGAAGTGGAGAAGGTGGAAGAACTTTAGAAGATATTTACAACAAAAACGATGAGTTTAAATCAAAAGGTTTTGAACTAAAACTTATATACAACTACGATATTTTTTCAACATCATTTGCTTATACACAAATTGATACCAATGCAAAAAATATGGATACAAATGGAACAATTTATAATGAAGATCAAAATATAAGAAGAGTTGGTGGATACGATAGCAAAAAATTTGTTTTTAATGGTGGGGTTGAAATAATAGAGAATTTAAATATTAACTATATTTTAAATGCAGTTGCCAAAACTGATGTTTTAGATAGCAATAATAATGAGATAAGAAGAGCTGGTTATACAACTCATGATATAAATTTAGAGTATAAATTAAAAGATTGGACTCTATTCTTTGCTATTAATAACTTAACAAATAAACAATACGCAAAAGCAACAACAATATCTACAAAAAATCAAGCAGATGTTTATAGATATGAGATGGGAAGAGATTATAGATTTGCTCTTAAATATGAGTTTTAA
- the trpS gene encoding tryptophan--tRNA ligase yields MRILSGIQPSGTIHIGNYFGMIKKMIESQNDGELFAFIASYHALTSVKDKEFLEKNSYEAAINFLSLGMDIEKSTFWIQHDVKEVLELYWILSNHTSMGLLERAHSYKDKTSRGISANHGLFSYPVLMAADILLFDSNIVPVGRDQIQHVEMTRDIAISFNHAYKKDIFVLPTAKVDENVATVLGTDGAKMSKSYNNTIDMFTTSKERKKQVMKIVTDSKELDEPKEWQNCNIYNISKLFMSTDELKNLQKRYETPGEGYGHFKLTLLEKINEYFKPYEEKRAKLLENPKEVRDILSFGASKARKIASEKIREIRDIVGLI; encoded by the coding sequence TTGAGAATTTTATCAGGAATTCAACCCTCAGGAACAATTCATATAGGAAACTACTTTGGTATGATAAAAAAGATGATAGAGTCACAAAATGATGGTGAACTATTTGCTTTTATAGCTTCATATCATGCATTAACTAGTGTAAAAGATAAAGAGTTTTTAGAGAAAAACTCTTATGAAGCAGCAATTAACTTTTTATCTTTAGGAATGGATATTGAGAAATCAACTTTTTGGATACAACACGATGTTAAAGAGGTACTTGAACTTTACTGGATTTTATCAAATCATACTTCTATGGGATTATTAGAGAGAGCTCACTCATATAAAGATAAAACTTCAAGAGGAATTAGTGCAAATCATGGACTTTTTTCATATCCAGTTTTGATGGCTGCTGATATTTTACTATTTGATTCAAATATTGTTCCAGTAGGACGTGATCAAATACAACATGTTGAGATGACAAGAGATATTGCAATATCGTTTAATCATGCATACAAAAAAGATATTTTTGTTTTACCAACTGCAAAAGTTGATGAAAATGTTGCAACAGTTTTAGGAACAGATGGGGCTAAAATGAGTAAATCATATAACAATACAATTGATATGTTTACAACTTCTAAAGAGCGAAAAAAACAGGTTATGAAAATAGTAACTGATTCAAAAGAGCTTGATGAGCCAAAAGAGTGGCAAAACTGCAATATTTATAATATTTCAAAACTATTTATGTCTACAGATGAACTAAAAAATTTACAAAAAAGATATGAAACACCAGGCGAAGGTTATGGTCACTTTAAACTTACACTTCTTGAGAAGATAAATGAATATTTTAAACCTTATGAAGAAAAAAGAGCAAAACTTTTAGAAAATCCAAAAGAAGTGAGAGATATTCTATCTTTTGGAGCAAGTAAAGCAAGAAAAATAGCAAGTGAAAAAATAAGAGAAATTAGAGATATAGTTGGCTTAATTTAA
- a CDS encoding TonB-dependent receptor, whose amino-acid sequence MIKSKTINLSFLAFILLTNNLVAKEETTTLEAITVTAQKKEENVQKVPISVSVFDEMSIEDKSIDSLEDIAKYTPNLMLYNTGQEGLIVPSIRGISGNVLSYSTPVGLYVDGVPTTSAFGFDDAIGDIERIEVLRGPQGTLYGKNSEAGVINIITKQPNNETKGKIFSTIGNEGRKDIGLNVSGPIIKDKFYAGVAYKHKEKDGFIKNTVTNKYINDKKSDYAKLILRATPTDNLDVSLISSINKEDNGDHNWVSSTNNKKEVTSNLKRSSSPKDTTFALNVNYNIDENSKIKSITTKKEYKDKAIVDADFTPLTLRHIYKNNELNTISQEFRYETIFNKTELISGIYLDKKDDDLYTRIFAPFNPTGFANPQDMSSRSIGIFTNIIHPLNDFWVLNAGIRYDKEKKEMEVKNTTIDLENSYSSVSPKIGIQYNINENQMSYFTIAKGYRSGGFNPFATSNAQAYDEENLISYELGYKGMFFDNRLKFNTNIYFMDIKDMQVEETPMLGTTYMVNAATATSKGFEVEIEGVISDEISLFASAGVNETTFDDFKDLAGDYSGNYNPLAPKYNFNIGTLYRANNGLYARVDFNGYGKTYFDKANTTSQKAYSLVDTKIGYEANDFDIYFYVNNLFDKDYDAIGAYFSGTTTILRLEQEFGIKLAYRF is encoded by the coding sequence ATGATAAAATCAAAAACTATTAACCTATCTTTTTTAGCTTTTATATTATTAACAAATAACCTAGTAGCAAAAGAAGAAACTACAACTTTAGAGGCAATCACTGTAACAGCTCAAAAAAAAGAAGAAAATGTACAAAAAGTACCTATTTCTGTCTCTGTTTTTGATGAAATGTCAATAGAAGATAAATCTATTGATAGTTTGGAAGATATTGCAAAATATACTCCCAACTTGATGCTTTACAATACTGGACAAGAAGGCTTAATAGTTCCTTCTATTAGAGGAATAAGTGGAAATGTTTTATCTTATTCAACTCCTGTTGGTCTGTATGTTGATGGAGTTCCTACTACTAGTGCCTTTGGTTTTGATGATGCAATTGGTGATATTGAAAGAATAGAAGTTTTAAGAGGACCACAAGGAACTTTATATGGTAAAAATAGCGAAGCAGGAGTTATAAATATCATAACAAAACAACCAAATAATGAAACAAAAGGAAAAATTTTCTCAACAATAGGTAATGAAGGAAGAAAAGATATTGGATTAAATGTAAGTGGTCCAATAATAAAGGATAAATTTTATGCAGGAGTAGCTTATAAACATAAAGAAAAGGATGGATTTATAAAAAATACAGTTACAAATAAATATATAAATGACAAGAAAAGTGATTATGCAAAACTCATTTTAAGAGCTACACCAACAGATAATTTAGATGTATCACTAATATCTTCAATTAACAAAGAAGATAATGGTGACCATAATTGGGTGAGTTCAACAAACAACAAAAAAGAAGTTACTTCAAATTTAAAAAGAAGTTCTAGTCCAAAAGATACAACTTTTGCTTTAAATGTAAATTATAATATTGATGAAAACTCTAAAATAAAATCAATAACTACAAAAAAAGAGTACAAAGATAAAGCGATAGTAGATGCCGATTTTACTCCTTTGACTTTAAGACATATTTATAAAAATAATGAATTAAACACAATCTCTCAAGAATTTAGATATGAAACTATATTTAATAAAACAGAACTAATTTCAGGAATTTATTTAGATAAAAAAGATGATGACTTATATACAAGAATATTTGCACCTTTTAATCCAACAGGATTTGCAAATCCACAAGATATGAGTTCTAGAAGTATAGGGATTTTTACAAATATCATTCATCCTTTAAATGATTTTTGGGTTTTGAATGCAGGAATTAGATATGACAAAGAGAAAAAAGAGATGGAAGTTAAAAACACAACTATTGACTTAGAAAATAGTTATAGCAGTGTTTCTCCAAAAATCGGAATTCAATACAATATAAATGAAAATCAAATGAGCTATTTTACAATAGCAAAAGGTTATAGAAGTGGAGGATTTAATCCTTTTGCTACATCAAACGCACAAGCATATGATGAAGAAAATTTAATCTCTTATGAACTTGGATATAAAGGAATGTTTTTTGATAATCGTTTAAAATTTAACACAAATATCTATTTTATGGATATAAAAGATATGCAAGTAGAAGAAACACCAATGCTTGGTACTACTTATATGGTAAATGCAGCAACTGCAACTTCAAAAGGTTTTGAAGTAGAAATAGAAGGTGTAATTAGTGATGAAATAAGCTTATTTGCAAGTGCAGGAGTAAATGAAACAACTTTTGATGATTTTAAAGATTTGGCTGGTGATTATAGTGGAAATTATAACCCTCTTGCTCCAAAATATAACTTCAATATTGGAACTTTATATAGAGCAAACAATGGTTTATATGCAAGAGTCGATTTTAATGGTTATGGAAAAACATATTTTGACAAGGCAAATACAACTTCACAAAAAGCTTATAGTTTAGTTGATACAAAAATTGGTTATGAAGCAAATGATTTTGATATATATTTTTATGTAAATAATTTATTTGATAAAGATTATGATGCAATAGGTGCATATTTTAGTGGAACAACAACTATTTTAAGACTAGAACAAGAGTTTGGTATCAAATTAGCTTATAGATTTTAA
- a CDS encoding MFS transporter, producing the protein MNQLTKKNILFSILFTAILTPMIFFVMGLPMILQIKGFDASLIGIFQLAGLPMIFKFLMSPPIDKIVFEKKHYKKWTFYIGILYILLLTIISFLSLENSIYPVFIAILITAFISTFMDIPLNALAIKTFTKEQSLSAGSYKISAYSMASLLGGGIFLLVFNHLGWNLTFILMALLVLFSLFALYFIEENDEIIYVEKISSKNIITFFKQKDIGIWIFILSFYFVSISALWVFMKPYLIHKGVKPDDVAIWVGIYGSFIAILGGALSNYIGKKFSKKSLLIIFMFFNIFSTSLLIFIEQYNLTFYYLIISVTFIALAIALSSAIIFSMIMDYSRKKSRAIDYSVQSSIFSFTRIISAVIAGIIVSNFGFDKMFIFELFCLVLVTFVIYKIY; encoded by the coding sequence ATGAATCAACTAACTAAAAAAAATATTCTGTTTTCAATTTTATTTACAGCAATTTTAACTCCTATGATTTTTTTTGTCATGGGACTTCCTATGATTTTGCAAATAAAAGGTTTTGATGCATCATTAATTGGAATTTTTCAATTAGCAGGTTTACCAATGATATTTAAGTTTTTAATGTCTCCACCAATAGATAAAATAGTATTTGAAAAAAAACACTATAAAAAATGGACATTTTATATAGGAATATTATATATTTTACTTCTAACTATAATTAGTTTTTTATCTTTAGAAAATAGTATTTATCCTGTTTTTATAGCTATTTTGATAACTGCATTTATTTCAACTTTTATGGATATTCCACTTAATGCTTTGGCTATAAAAACTTTCACAAAAGAGCAAAGTTTAAGTGCAGGAAGTTATAAAATAAGTGCTTATAGTATGGCATCACTATTAGGTGGAGGAATCTTTTTACTTGTTTTTAATCATCTTGGTTGGAACTTAACTTTTATTTTAATGGCTCTTTTGGTTCTATTTTCATTATTTGCTTTGTATTTTATAGAAGAAAATGATGAAATAATATATGTAGAAAAAATCTCTTCAAAAAATATAATCACTTTTTTCAAACAAAAAGATATTGGTATTTGGATTTTTATTTTAAGTTTTTATTTTGTCTCAATAAGTGCTCTTTGGGTATTTATGAAACCATATTTGATTCACAAAGGTGTAAAACCAGATGATGTAGCTATTTGGGTTGGAATTTATGGAAGTTTTATAGCTATTTTAGGAGGAGCTTTAAGTAACTATATTGGGAAAAAGTTTTCAAAAAAAAGTCTACTTATTATTTTTATGTTTTTTAATATTTTTAGTACAAGCCTTTTGATTTTTATTGAACAATATAATCTAACATTTTATTATCTAATCATAAGTGTTACTTTTATAGCTTTAGCTATTGCTTTATCATCAGCTATAATTTTTTCTATGATTATGGATTATTCAAGAAAAAAATCACGAGCTATTGATTATTCAGTTCAATCAAGTATTTTTTCATTTACTAGAATAATTTCTGCTGTAATTGCAGGAATAATTGTTTCAAATTTTGGTTTTGACAAAATGTTTATTTTTGAACTATTTTGTTTAGTTTTAGTCACTTTTGTTATCTATAAAATATATTAA
- a CDS encoding class I SAM-dependent methyltransferase — protein MQNINNYLSLLLAQQKTEILELALELKIFKLIEENINTIFIISSKININEHKTKILLDSLVFMELLDINQDKYLNTKFAKESFIYGTSSYCGDVFLHRKQLAGNGKKMMKSMFEEKKELEEIKIPKLWADASKKFLKQEQKNLIAPMAVDIIKNLKEFSSLNNMLDLGCSSGVIGLEITKNHPNVKTTLFDYEEVTNITKEHINEYNLQNRVFVLSGDIEKNDIGKNYDLIWCSNIFYFFKDKKEVIKKIYDALNPNGILVSCHVEIDTKNSLDENSFFTFYL, from the coding sequence ATGCAAAATATAAACAACTATTTATCACTACTGTTAGCTCAACAAAAAACCGAGATTTTAGAACTAGCTTTGGAGTTAAAAATCTTTAAATTAATAGAAGAGAATATAAATACAATTTTTATAATCTCTTCAAAAATAAATATAAATGAACATAAAACAAAAATATTATTAGATAGTTTAGTTTTTATGGAACTTTTGGACATAAATCAAGATAAATATCTCAATACAAAATTTGCTAAAGAATCTTTTATTTATGGAACTTCTTCATATTGTGGTGATGTTTTTTTACATAGAAAACAGCTAGCTGGAAATGGTAAAAAAATGATGAAATCAATGTTTGAAGAAAAAAAAGAGTTAGAAGAAATAAAAATACCAAAACTTTGGGCAGATGCTTCAAAAAAGTTTTTAAAACAAGAACAAAAAAATTTAATCGCTCCAATGGCAGTTGATATTATAAAAAATCTAAAAGAGTTTTCTAGCTTAAATAACATGTTAGATCTTGGTTGTTCTTCTGGAGTTATTGGTTTAGAAATTACAAAAAATCATCCAAATGTAAAAACGACTTTATTTGATTATGAAGAGGTTACAAACATAACAAAAGAACATATAAATGAGTACAACTTGCAAAATAGAGTTTTTGTTTTAAGTGGAGATATTGAAAAAAATGACATTGGGAAAAACTATGATTTAATTTGGTGTAGTAATATTTTCTATTTCTTTAAAGACAAAAAAGAGGTAATAAAAAAGATTTATGATGCTTTAAATCCAAACGGTATATTAGTAAGTTGTCATGTTGAAATCGATACAAAAAATAGTCTTGATGAGAATAGTTTTTTTACTTTTTATCTTTAA
- a CDS encoding SulP family inorganic anion transporter, producing MIKRYFNKNEWFSNIKGDTLSGLVVALALIPEAIAFSIIAGVDPKVGLYASFCIAVVISFVGGRPAMISAATGAMALLMVTLVKEHGLQYLLAATILTGVIQIILAYMQVAKLMSFVARAVVIGFVNALAILIFMAQLQELTNVTWHVYALTIAGLGIIYLFPYIPKIGKIVPSALLTIVVLTIFVYFVAWDVRTVGDMGELPDTLPIFLWPDVPFNLETLWIILPYSLSLAVVGLLETFMTTTIVDELTDTKGDKTKEARGQGVANIASGCIGGMAGCAMIGQSIINVKSGGRGRLSTFIAGFFLLIMVVFLSDIISIIPMAALVSVMIMVSIGTFDWASIKNLKTLPLSTNIVMLSTVIVTVYTHNLAYGVITGVLFASLFFANKISHFMSCETSYNEDKSVKTYKFVGQIFFNSADRFYESINFKEVLDRVIIDVSKAHFWDISAVYALDKVVIKLRREGAIVEVVGQNEASKTIIDRFGVHDKAKMIEKVIKGE from the coding sequence ATGATAAAAAGATATTTCAACAAAAATGAATGGTTTTCAAATATAAAAGGTGATACTCTTTCAGGTCTTGTAGTAGCTCTTGCACTAATACCTGAAGCAATTGCTTTTTCAATTATAGCAGGAGTTGATCCTAAAGTTGGACTTTATGCTTCATTTTGTATTGCAGTTGTTATATCTTTTGTTGGTGGAAGACCTGCAATGATTAGTGCTGCAACTGGAGCAATGGCACTTTTAATGGTTACTCTTGTAAAAGAACACGGTCTTCAATATTTACTTGCAGCTACAATTTTGACAGGTGTTATTCAAATAATTTTGGCATATATGCAAGTTGCTAAGCTTATGAGTTTTGTCGCACGAGCTGTTGTAATTGGTTTTGTAAATGCTTTAGCAATTTTAATATTTATGGCTCAACTTCAAGAACTAACAAATGTAACTTGGCATGTTTATGCTTTAACAATTGCAGGTCTTGGAATAATATACTTATTTCCATATATTCCAAAAATAGGAAAAATAGTTCCATCTGCCTTGCTTACAATTGTTGTTTTAACTATTTTTGTATATTTTGTAGCTTGGGATGTAAGAACTGTAGGGGATATGGGAGAACTTCCTGATACTTTACCTATATTTTTATGGCCTGATGTTCCTTTTAATTTAGAAACTTTATGGATTATATTGCCTTACTCTCTCTCTTTAGCAGTTGTTGGATTACTAGAGACTTTTATGACAACAACAATAGTTGATGAACTAACTGATACAAAAGGGGATAAGACAAAAGAAGCAAGAGGTCAAGGAGTTGCAAATATTGCATCTGGTTGTATTGGAGGAATGGCTGGATGTGCAATGATTGGACAATCAATTATAAATGTAAAATCAGGAGGAAGAGGAAGGTTATCTACATTTATAGCTGGTTTTTTCTTACTTATAATGGTTGTATTTTTAAGTGATATTATCTCTATTATTCCTATGGCTGCTTTGGTTTCAGTTATGATTATGGTCTCTATTGGAACATTTGATTGGGCTTCAATAAAAAATCTAAAAACTCTACCACTCTCTACAAATATTGTAATGCTTTCAACTGTTATAGTAACTGTTTATACTCACAACTTAGCTTATGGGGTAATAACAGGAGTTCTTTTTGCCTCACTATTTTTTGCAAATAAGATTTCACACTTTATGTCTTGTGAAACTTCATATAATGAAGATAAAAGTGTTAAAACCTATAAGTTTGTAGGACAAATATTTTTTAATAGTGCCGATAGATTTTATGAAAGCATTAATTTTAAAGAGGTTTTAGATAGAGTAATTATTGATGTTTCTAAAGCTCATTTTTGGGATATTTCTGCTGTTTATGCACTTGATAAAGTAGTAATAAAACTAAGACGAGAAGGTGCTATTGTTGAAGTTGTTGGACAAAATGAAGCAAGTAAAACTATAATTGATAGATTTGGTGTTCATGATAAAGCAAAAATGATAGAAAAAGTAATTAAAGGAGAGTAA
- a CDS encoding ion transporter: protein MYHRIKNIVDSSFFSKFIIYLIVLNGITMGLETSKTFMQSYGAFTTLFNQIVITIFTIEIALRIYVHRVSFFKDPWSLFDFFVVAISLVPTSSGFEILRVLRVLRLFRLITAVPQMRKIVSALISVIPGMLSVIALMTLFFYIFAIMSTQLFGEKFPQWFGTLGESFYTLFQIMTLESWSMGIVRPVMDVYPYAWVFFVPFIFVVTFVMINLVVAIIVDAMAILNKEEEQNIIDEIQSQDNNINKEIKELKNEISELKLLLKNHLEK from the coding sequence ATGTATCATAGAATTAAAAATATCGTAGATAGTTCATTTTTCTCAAAGTTTATTATCTATTTGATAGTTTTAAATGGTATTACAATGGGTTTAGAGACTTCAAAAACTTTTATGCAAAGTTATGGAGCTTTTACAACTTTATTTAATCAAATTGTTATTACGATTTTTACAATTGAGATTGCTTTGAGAATTTATGTTCACAGAGTATCTTTTTTCAAAGATCCTTGGAGTCTGTTTGATTTTTTTGTTGTAGCAATATCTTTAGTTCCAACAAGCTCAGGATTTGAAATACTAAGGGTTTTAAGAGTTTTAAGGCTATTTAGACTTATAACTGCTGTTCCTCAGATGAGAAAAATAGTTTCAGCACTAATTAGTGTAATTCCAGGAATGTTATCTGTAATTGCTTTAATGACGCTATTTTTTTATATTTTTGCAATTATGTCAACACAACTTTTTGGAGAGAAATTTCCACAGTGGTTTGGAACATTAGGTGAGTCATTTTATACTCTATTTCAAATTATGACTTTGGAATCTTGGTCTATGGGAATTGTACGACCTGTAATGGATGTTTATCCTTATGCTTGGGTTTTCTTTGTTCCTTTTATATTTGTAGTAACTTTTGTAATGATAAATTTAGTTGTAGCAATAATTGTTGATGCTATGGCTATTTTAAATAAAGAAGAGGAACAAAATATAATAGATGAGATACAATCTCAAGACAATAACATAAACAAAGAGATTAAAGAGTTAAAAAATGAGATTAGTGAACTTAAACTTTTACTAAAAAATCATTTAGAAAAATAA